In the Blautia coccoides genome, GAACGCTGACGGCGAGATGGTGGGTGGACCTATGTATGCCATGAGAAACGGATTCAAACACAAGAGACTGGGCGCTGTGCTGGCGACACTTTTTGCAGTCTTTGCGGTTCTGGCATCCTTTGGAATCGGCAATATGACACAGGCCAATTCCATCGCGGATGCACTGAGCAGCACATTCAGGATTCCTAATATCGTGACAGGTGTGGTGATCACAACTCTGGCGCTGGTGGTTCTGGTGGGCGGCATTAAAAGCATCGGCAAGGTATGTGAGAAAGTGGTTCCCTTTATGGCAGTGCTGTATTTTGCCTGTGGAATCGGTGTTATCATTATCAATGCAAAGCAGATTCCTGACGGACTTGGCCAGATATTCGGCATGGCATTTTCCATAAAGGCAGTAGCCGGAGGTGTGGGCGGCAATATTGTGGCAAAAATGTCATCCGCTATGCGCTGGGGTGTTGCCAGAGGCGTATTCTCTAATGAGGCAGGCCTCGGTTCCGCTCCAATTGCGGCAGCGGCAGCCAAGACGGATTACCCGTCAAGACAGGGATATATCAATATGACGGGAACCTTTTTCGATACACTGGTGGTCTGTTCCGTGACCGGTCTTGTCATTGCGTCTTCGGGTGTGCTGGGAATGAAGGATGCTTCAGGGGAGGTCATAACAGGTGTAAATCTGACCATCAAAGCTTTTGAGAGCGCATTGGGGCCAATGGGCAGTTATCTGGTATCCATCGGTATCATGCTGTTCGCGTTTTCTACGATTTTAGGTTGGGAATACTATGGGGAAAAATCTTTGGAATTCCTGGTGCACTCCACAAAGATGAACAGGATCTACAGGGTGCTGTTTTCCTTTGTGACATTTATAGGCGCCACAAGAACCCTTCAGATCGTGTGGGATTTCTCAGATACCATGAACGGACTTATGGCGATCCCAAACCTGATCTGCCTGCTGGTGCTGAGTAATGTGGCCGCGGAGGAATGCTTTGGTTTCCAGAAGGAAATAAAGAAAAAATAAATTTGCTGTGCTGGGTACATAGAGAGGAAGAGCTGCCTGCGGATAACTGCCGCAGGCACTTTTTACTTTTACAGCTAAATAGAGGAATAAAGTTTCCATTGTCTATGATTCCACATTATATTATAATAAGCGTAATTATTCAGTCCCCTCAGTCTCGCCGTTTTCACCGTTTAACAGTGTACATAAAGTGCCTGGAAAAGCAGAGAGGGCAGGGCGGTGAGGCTGGCAGAAATTAATATCTGCGGCATATGGCAAAAAAGTGCCAAGAAGGCTGATGGGGATCGTGTGGACAATAGATAATGAATCAGGATTGCGGGTGGATAACTATGCTGAAGGTTGTGTTGATTGATGATGAACAAGTAGTGCTGCAGGGAATGCGCCATTTGCTGGCGGAAGAATTTCCGGATTATGAGATAACGGGAAGTTTTACAGACCCGGAGCCTGCCATCCGTTTTATTGAGGAAAATCCGGGACAGGCGGATGTGGTAGTGACGGATATTAAAATGCCTCATATATCAGGCATCACACTGATAGAGAAAATACGGGATATATGTCCTGAGACCGTCATGATCGCCATGAGTGCATATACGGATTATGAATATATCCGGCAGGCCATGAAAAATGGGGCGGTGGACTATCTGCTGAAACCCTGCAGGCGGAAAGAGATACTGGGGATATTCAAGAAGGTGGAGGAACAGAAAAAAGAGCGGGCACAGGAGACGGAGGAGAAGCGGAGAGAGCGTCTGTTCCTGAAGCTGCTGAAGGGTGCAGAGAACCGGCAGGATATGGATGCCTGTATATTTCCGGACAAGACAGAGTGTCTCTGTGCCATGTGGTCTGACAGGGACAGAGGCAGAGAGGAGTGGGAAGCAGTTCTTTGCCGGGCCAGGATCGGGCTGAGAAAGAGAAATGCAGTGGCCGCTGTGGATGAACACAGACTGTGGATCGTGTTCCCTTTATCAGAAACAGAGGAAGAGGAAATTTCCGGAGGCTGTGTGGAGGCGGGGGACGGTGCTGTTTATTTGAAAAAGCGTTTTTTGTGGGGGCAGCAGACTCTGCAGGAGACTGCACATACCCTCCTTGAGCGGGAAGCCTACATGGACTTTAACGGACGGCAGTATACCTGGGATGAGGAACAATGGCAGAGGAAAACAGGACGGGCGGAGGAGATCAATATGGAGGATTTTCTGCCCTTCTCCAAGATTGAGATGATCCTGATGCGGGGGAGGGAGGATCAGCTTCAGCTCATATTAAGGGAAGGCCGACGGCGGCTTTGGAACAGGACAGAGGGTTTTGAGCCAGGGCAGATGAAAAGGGAGATGATGCATTTCTGCTATATGCTGGAGGAGCGCATTAAGACCGAGGAGGCCGGAAAAATGCTGGAGCGTCTGTCTGAACAGGAGCAGGTGCTTTCAGACCTGAGAAGCAGCAGCACTCTGACACAGGCCTGGACTGATCTGGAGGCATATCTGCAGCAGATCCTCAGCTTTTTCCAGGAGAAAGCCAAGGTGCCCTCCTATATCCGTCTGGCATCTGCTTATATGGAGGCGAACTATATGCAGGAATTGTCTCTGCAGAAGGTAGCCGAGTATGTATCGCTGAATCCTTGGTATTTCAGTTCCCAGTTTAAAAAATATATGGGAATTTCCATGGGGGAATATCTGAATCAGGTCAGAATAAAAGCGGCAGTCAATCTGATGGAGGAAAGGGATTTAAAGATAGGAGAGATCGCAGAGCTGGTGGGATTTAAAGATTCGGCCTACTTTGGCAGTGTGTTCAAGAAATTCAAGAAAATGTCGCCGAAAGAGTACAGAATGAAAATATTGAATAAATAAATGAGTTGTGTGAGGGGCAGGAACCGTCAAAATACTGATGGTTCCTGCTTTTTTCTGTTTAATATAAAATATATTTACAAGAAATCTAATGAAATCAACAGTTTTTTTTACAGAAAAAGATATACTGGAAAACATCAAATCAATCATCAAAGGAGGAAAAGAGATGCGAAGAAAAGGGAAACAAATTTTGGCGGCAGCCACGGCTGCGGCTCTGCTGTTATCAGGCTGCGGAGGCGGCACAGGTGGAGAAAAAGAGGGAACATCAGAGCAGCCGTCCGCTTCGGGGGAGAAGATGACAGATGTGGGGACACCCAGAAAGGATACGCTGATCGTGGACATGCTGAGCGGTACACAGACAGATCCGGATAACTTCAACCCCTATATGACAGGCTGTGTAGCAATGGACTGCGGACTCCATCAGCTTCTTTATCCCTGCCTGTGGGAAGCGGATACCATGAACGGGGCCCAGACCTGTGACCTGGCGGCGGATTTTCCTGAGGCCATGGACGACACGAACACAAAGTACCGGTTCCATCTGCGGGAGGGAATCACCTGGTCGGATGGTGTGGAATTTACTGCCGAGGATGTGGAGTATACATCCAACATACTCAGCACTACAGAGGAATTCAGTTGGGGAAGCTGGTATAAATCCTTTGTTAAAAGCATGAAGGCTGTTGACAAATACACAGTTGAGATGGAACTTGTGGAACCAAATGTAAAACCACAGCAGAAACTGGGGGTTATCGTATTTGGCAACAATTTCAAAGTAGTTCCGAAACACATCTGGGAAAAAGAGGACCCGGCCACTTTTAAATACACAGATCCTCTTTCCCTTGGGCCGTACACCCTGTCAAAACGCGATGCCCAGGGAAACTGGTTCCTGTACGAAAAGAGAGAGGACTGGGACAAATCGGATGTAGGTGTGATCGACGGGGAACCCAAACCCCAGTACGTGTTGTTCAAATATTTCGGAAGTGAAGAGAAACGTGTCATGGCGGCAGTTAATAATGAAATTGACATTCTGCAGGACATCTCTCCGGAGAGCTGGGATATTCTAAAGGAAAAGAATCCAAATGCTAAATGCTGGACAGAGGAATTCCCCTATGCCATACCGGACGACCCCTGCGAGCGTGGTATTTCCTTTAACTGCTCTAATGAATATTACAATAACAGAGAAGTGCGGTGGGCCTTGACCCTGAGTATGGATATCAAACAGGTGAGCATGGCGACCTTCGGCGGAAAACTGAAGTTCTCCCCTCTGGCAGTGCCTCCCACAACAGCGCTTTCGGATGTGTACCAGAAACCAATGGTGGACTGGCTGAAAACCTATGCCTTTGAGGACGGATATAAACCGTTTAATGAGAACGCGGCCAGGGAAATGGTAGAACTCCTTAAGACAGAAGGTGTGGAAAATCTCCCAACCACAGAGGAGGAGATCACCGACATCTTTGGGATCGGCTGGTGGAAATATGATACAGACAAGGCTGCAGAGCTGCTTCAGAAAAACGGATTTACGCAAAAAGACGGCCAGTGGATCACACCGGAAGGACAGCCCTTTGAAATTATCATTCTGGCACCTGCGGACTTTGAGATAGAATCCATGCGTCTGGCTTTTGCGGTTGCGGATGCCTGGAGCAAATTCGGGGTGAAGGCTGAGGTAAAACAGCAGGATTCCTCTACCTTCTGGACATCTTACGCCACAGGAAATTATGATGCAGGTGCGTACTGGCCTTTCTGCGGACTGATCCCTGACCTGACAGAGAATATCCAGACCTGGCACCAAAAATATATTCTTCCCAACGGGGAAAATGCAGCCGGCAACAAAGAGCGTTACGCCAATGAAGAGCTGAGTGCTGCCATTGATAAACTGCAGACACTTGAGGCAGATGACCCGGAAGTCAAGACAACAGTGGAAGAAATGCTCAAGATTTTTGTAGATGAGATGCCTGCCATCCCCATGTTCGGCACTGCAAAATTCGTTCCCGTTGTGGAGACATACTGGACCAATTTCCAGGATTCGGAGAACCCGTTTGAGGGTCCCTGGTGGTGGTGGTCACAGTTTAGGTTCTATACCACTAAGATCGAAGCTGCAAAATAATTTGTCACAAGAATAACACCAATTGTAAGGAGGCTGTCAATGAAATTCGGGAAATTTCTTCTCTCCAGGATTGCGACGTTTCTTCTCGTAATTTTTATTGGTGTGACAACCGTCTTCTTTGTCCCCAGGCTCATGCCCAATGACCCGGTGGAGGCGATGATTGGACAGATGACGTCCAATGCCGGTTCCATGAGCCCGGAGGCAGTTGTGCAGATGAGGGAATCTATGAATTCCCTCTTCGGCCTGGACGGTTCTGTCCTGCATCAATACCTGGATTTTTTTAAACGTGTAGTCATTTCACATGACTTTGGTCCATCCCTGTCCGCATATCCCACGCCGGTTATGCAGATGATCGCCAGGGCACTGCCTTGGACTCTGGGACTTATGCTGACCACAACGGTTTTGTCATGGCTGATCGGTAACCTGATCGGTCTTTTGGCAGGATTCCGCAAGGACAAGCCCCTGTCAAAGCTTTTGGAGGGGATCGCCATCTTGATGTATCCCATTCCATATTACATTTTCGCGCTGCTGCTGATCATGTTTTTCTGTTATCTGCTTCCCGTGTTCCCGCTGTCTTTTGTGGTGCAGGGAGAGGGATTTAACTGGGTACATATCAAGAGCATACTCTGGAACTGCTTCCTGCCCGCCATGTCTCTGATACTGGTAGGGTTTGGATGGTGGGTCATCAGCATGAAAACCATGGTGAGTAATGCCAATGAAGAGGAATATGTTAAATTCGCAAGGCTGAAAGGTTTGCGCGAGGGACGCATCATGAGGCGGTATGTGATGCCAAATGTCATGCTCCCCCAGGTTACAAGTTTGGCTCTGCAGATAGGCGGTATCTTCAACGGTGCTCTGGTGACAGAGATCCTGTTTGGATTTCCGGGACTGGGCAGTCTGATCTATCAGGGGATCCTGCAGAGTGATTACAACCTGATCATGGGTACCATCACCATTTCAGTTATCAGTGTTGCTCTGACAACCTTTGTCATAGACCTGCTGTATCCATTCCTGGATCCGCGAATCCGTTATAGTTAGGGGGAAAGAGAATGGCAGGAAAGAAGAACAAAACAAATAAATACTGGAATTTCCGCCTGAAGCTGGGAACTGTACTGCTCTGCGTCTTTCTCATTATCGGGTTCATCATGCCTGTTTTCTGTAAAGTCAGTCCTGTGGAATGGCAGTCTTATTCCAGAAATATGAATCCCACAGCAGAGCACTGGCTGGGAACCACAGGACTTGGACAGGACGTTTTCTGGCTTTTGGCCTACTCCGTCAGGAACTCCTTTCTGGTAGGTATGGGGGTGGCATTCTTTGCCACAGCCATAGGTGTTTTCATGGGGCTGCTTGCAGGATTTATGGGGGGCTGGGCAGACAGGATCATCACGCTTCTGACAGATTCCTTTATTGTAATCCCATCCCTTCCCATATTGATCCTCATATCAAGTATGCTCAAGGGGACGGCCCCGCTTTTTTATGTGGCGGTGGTTCTGGTGATCTTTAACTGGCCCTGGCCTGCCAGACAGGTGAGGTCCATGGCGCTGACCCTGAAGGAGCGGGATTTCATCAGCACAGCCATGTTTTCCGGGGAGAGTACCGGAAAGATCATATGGAAAGAGATTTTTCCGTTTGTCATGAACTGGTCGCTGGCGAACTTTATCAATACGATCCTGGTTGCCATCGCCGCGGAATCCAGTCTGGCAGTGATCGGCATGTCTAGCAACACCACAGCAACCCTGGGTACCATGATCTACTGGGCAAATGAACATCAGGCCATGCTGGCAGGACGGTGGATTTGGATCGGTGCGCCGGTGGTATCCACAGCGCTTATTTTTATCGGTCTGTTCCTGGCTATGACGGGAGCACAGCAGATGTGGGCAAAAAGGAGGGGTACCAATGCTTAAAATGGAACAGGTGAGTGCCCGCTACGAGACGGTCAGCGGATATGTGAATTCAGTGGACAATGTAAGCTTTGAAGTCCGCAAAAATGAAATCATGGGTATTGCAGGGGAGTCAGGCTGTGGCAAGTCCACGCTTTTAAAGGCCATGTATGATCTGGTGGATTTTCCCCTGGAAATCAGCGGCGGGAAGGTATCCCTGATCACAGAGTCCTCAAAAGAAAGAAAAGTTTTGACAACAGGGGAGATCAGAAAAGAGTGGTGGAGGGAAATCTCCTATGTGCCCCAAGGAGCCATGCATGTCATGAACCCGGTGAAAAGGGTCAGAGAACAGTTTTTCGATGTGATTCCAAAGGAAAAAAGAGAGAAAAAGGCAGAGCAGGAAAAAAGGATCACCGCATACCTGAAAGAACTGGAGCTGCCCCATGAGGTTCTGGACGCTTATCCTCATCAGTTGAGCGGGGGAATGCGGCAGAGAGTCATTATCGCCCTTGCCACCTTCCTGGGACCGGACCTGGTGCTGGCGGATGAGCCCACAACTGCGCTTGATGTGGTAGTACAGAGGGGAATCCTGACTATGCTGTCAAGAGTGCAGAAGAAACTCCAAAATTCCATGGTCATCGTGTCTCACGACATGGGGGTGCACTATCAGATCACAGACAGGCTTGGAATCATGTATGCAGGGCAGATGATAGAGGACGGCCCTACACAGGAGATATTCGGGAATCCAAAACATC is a window encoding:
- a CDS encoding response regulator transcription factor, translating into MLKVVLIDDEQVVLQGMRHLLAEEFPDYEITGSFTDPEPAIRFIEENPGQADVVVTDIKMPHISGITLIEKIRDICPETVMIAMSAYTDYEYIRQAMKNGAVDYLLKPCRRKEILGIFKKVEEQKKERAQETEEKRRERLFLKLLKGAENRQDMDACIFPDKTECLCAMWSDRDRGREEWEAVLCRARIGLRKRNAVAAVDEHRLWIVFPLSETEEEEISGGCVEAGDGAVYLKKRFLWGQQTLQETAHTLLEREAYMDFNGRQYTWDEEQWQRKTGRAEEINMEDFLPFSKIEMILMRGREDQLQLILREGRRRLWNRTEGFEPGQMKREMMHFCYMLEERIKTEEAGKMLERLSEQEQVLSDLRSSSTLTQAWTDLEAYLQQILSFFQEKAKVPSYIRLASAYMEANYMQELSLQKVAEYVSLNPWYFSSQFKKYMGISMGEYLNQVRIKAAVNLMEERDLKIGEIAELVGFKDSAYFGSVFKKFKKMSPKEYRMKILNK
- a CDS encoding ABC transporter permease, with product MAGKKNKTNKYWNFRLKLGTVLLCVFLIIGFIMPVFCKVSPVEWQSYSRNMNPTAEHWLGTTGLGQDVFWLLAYSVRNSFLVGMGVAFFATAIGVFMGLLAGFMGGWADRIITLLTDSFIVIPSLPILILISSMLKGTAPLFYVAVVLVIFNWPWPARQVRSMALTLKERDFISTAMFSGESTGKIIWKEIFPFVMNWSLANFINTILVAIAAESSLAVIGMSSNTTATLGTMIYWANEHQAMLAGRWIWIGAPVVSTALIFIGLFLAMTGAQQMWAKRRGTNA
- a CDS encoding ABC transporter ATP-binding protein, whose amino-acid sequence is MLKMEQVSARYETVSGYVNSVDNVSFEVRKNEIMGIAGESGCGKSTLLKAMYDLVDFPLEISGGKVSLITESSKERKVLTTGEIRKEWWREISYVPQGAMHVMNPVKRVREQFFDVIPKEKREKKAEQEKRITAYLKELELPHEVLDAYPHQLSGGMRQRVIIALATFLGPDLVLADEPTTALDVVVQRGILTMLSRVQKKLQNSMVIVSHDMGVHYQITDRLGIMYAGQMIEDGPTQEIFGNPKHPYTQMLIKALPRLGDDTQKEGIPGLPPSLRNPPQGCRFAARCPKASDRCRREQPVSVSVGERHQASCHLLAEGRR
- a CDS encoding ABC transporter permease, translated to MKFGKFLLSRIATFLLVIFIGVTTVFFVPRLMPNDPVEAMIGQMTSNAGSMSPEAVVQMRESMNSLFGLDGSVLHQYLDFFKRVVISHDFGPSLSAYPTPVMQMIARALPWTLGLMLTTTVLSWLIGNLIGLLAGFRKDKPLSKLLEGIAILMYPIPYYIFALLLIMFFCYLLPVFPLSFVVQGEGFNWVHIKSILWNCFLPAMSLILVGFGWWVISMKTMVSNANEEEYVKFARLKGLREGRIMRRYVMPNVMLPQVTSLALQIGGIFNGALVTEILFGFPGLGSLIYQGILQSDYNLIMGTITISVISVALTTFVIDLLYPFLDPRIRYS
- a CDS encoding ABC transporter substrate-binding protein; the protein is MRRKGKQILAAATAAALLLSGCGGGTGGEKEGTSEQPSASGEKMTDVGTPRKDTLIVDMLSGTQTDPDNFNPYMTGCVAMDCGLHQLLYPCLWEADTMNGAQTCDLAADFPEAMDDTNTKYRFHLREGITWSDGVEFTAEDVEYTSNILSTTEEFSWGSWYKSFVKSMKAVDKYTVEMELVEPNVKPQQKLGVIVFGNNFKVVPKHIWEKEDPATFKYTDPLSLGPYTLSKRDAQGNWFLYEKREDWDKSDVGVIDGEPKPQYVLFKYFGSEEKRVMAAVNNEIDILQDISPESWDILKEKNPNAKCWTEEFPYAIPDDPCERGISFNCSNEYYNNREVRWALTLSMDIKQVSMATFGGKLKFSPLAVPPTTALSDVYQKPMVDWLKTYAFEDGYKPFNENAAREMVELLKTEGVENLPTTEEEITDIFGIGWWKYDTDKAAELLQKNGFTQKDGQWITPEGQPFEIIILAPADFEIESMRLAFAVADAWSKFGVKAEVKQQDSSTFWTSYATGNYDAGAYWPFCGLIPDLTENIQTWHQKYILPNGENAAGNKERYANEELSAAIDKLQTLEADDPEVKTTVEEMLKIFVDEMPAIPMFGTAKFVPVVETYWTNFQDSENPFEGPWWWWSQFRFYTTKIEAAK
- a CDS encoding alanine/glycine:cation symporter family protein yields the protein MDFAGILKAVNDFVWGPFMLILLVGTGVFLTFRLKFLPWRNLGFALKSIFKDPDKEGMGSREGDITPFQSLMTALAATIGTGNIVGVATAMVMGGPGAIVWMWISALFGLSTKYVESVLAVKYREMNADGEMVGGPMYAMRNGFKHKRLGAVLATLFAVFAVLASFGIGNMTQANSIADALSSTFRIPNIVTGVVITTLALVVLVGGIKSIGKVCEKVVPFMAVLYFACGIGVIIINAKQIPDGLGQIFGMAFSIKAVAGGVGGNIVAKMSSAMRWGVARGVFSNEAGLGSAPIAAAAAKTDYPSRQGYINMTGTFFDTLVVCSVTGLVIASSGVLGMKDASGEVITGVNLTIKAFESALGPMGSYLVSIGIMLFAFSTILGWEYYGEKSLEFLVHSTKMNRIYRVLFSFVTFIGATRTLQIVWDFSDTMNGLMAIPNLICLLVLSNVAAEECFGFQKEIKKK